In Equus przewalskii isolate Varuska chromosome 6, EquPr2, whole genome shotgun sequence, one DNA window encodes the following:
- the TSKU gene encoding tsukushi isoform X1, protein MAPTMPWPLLLPPLLLLAASGAQTTRPCSPGCQCEVETFGLFDSFSLTRVDCSGLGPHIMPVPIPLDTTHLDLSSNRLETVNESVLAGPGYTTLAGLDLSHNLLTSILPTAFSRLRYLESLDLSHNGLAALPADSFTSSPLSDVNLSHNRLQEVSVSAFTTHSQGRVLHVDLSHNLIHRLLPHPAGASLPTPTIQSLNLAWNQLHAVPDLHDLPLRYLSLDGNPLAAIGPGAFTGLVGLTHLSLGSLQGVPQLAPYGFRELQGLQVLDLSGNPKLKWAGAEMLSGLDSLQELDLSGTALVPLPEMLLLHLPALQSVSVGQGVRCRRLVREGAYPRQPGSSPKVALHCVEAQELAARGPDTL, encoded by the exons ATGG CCCCCACCATGCCGTGgcccctgctgctgcccccgctgctGTTGCTGGCCGCAAGCGGGGCCCAGACGACCCGGCCATGCTCCCCCGGGTGCCAGTGTGAGGTGGAGACGTTTGGCCTCTTCGACAGCTTCAGCCTGACGCGAGTGGACTGCAGTGGCCTGGGCCCCCACATCATGCCCGTGCCCATCCCTCTGGACACAACCCACCTGGACCTGTCCTCCAACCGGCTGGAGACGGTGAACGAGTCGGTGTTGGCAGGGCCAGGCTACACCACGCTGGCTGGCCTGGATCTCAGCCACAACCTCCTCACCAGCATCTTGCCCACTGCCTTCTCCCGCCTTCGCTACCTGGAGTCCCTCGACCTCAGCCACAATGGCCTGGCAGCCCTGCCGGCCGACAGCTTCACCAGCTCACCCCTGAGTGACGTGAACCTTAGCCACAACCGGCTCCAGGAGGTCTCAGTGTCCGCCTTCACCACCCACAGCCAGGGCAGGGTGCTGCACGTGGACCTCTCCCACAACCTCATCCAccgcctcctgccccaccccgcaGGGGCCAGCCTGCCCACACCCACCATTCAGAGCCTGAACCTGGCGTGGAACCAGCTCCACGCCGTGCCCGACCTCCACGACTTGCCCCTGCGCTACCTGAGCCTGGACGGGAACCCACTGGCTGCCATCGGCCCAGGTGCCTTCACGGGGCTGGTGGGCCTGACACACCTGTCGCTGGGCAGCCTGCAGGGTGTCCCCCAGCTGGCACCCTATGGCTTCCGTGAGCTGCAGGGCCTGCAGGTCCTGGACCTGTCGGGCAACCCCAAGCTCAAGTGGGCAGGAGCCGAGATGTTGTCTGGCCTGGACTCCCTGCAGGAGCTGGACCTGTCGGGCACCGCGCTGGTACCCCTTCCCGAGATGCTGCTGCTCCACCTCCCGGCGCTGCAGAGTGTCAGCGTGGGCCAGGGTGTGCGTTGCCGGCGCCTGGTGCGGGAGGGCGCCTACCCCCGGCAGCCTGGCTCCAGTCCCAAGGTGGCCCTGCACTGTGTAGAAGCCCAGGAATTGGCTGCCAGGGGCCCCGACACCTTGTGA
- the TSKU gene encoding tsukushi isoform X2, whose protein sequence is MPWPLLLPPLLLLAASGAQTTRPCSPGCQCEVETFGLFDSFSLTRVDCSGLGPHIMPVPIPLDTTHLDLSSNRLETVNESVLAGPGYTTLAGLDLSHNLLTSILPTAFSRLRYLESLDLSHNGLAALPADSFTSSPLSDVNLSHNRLQEVSVSAFTTHSQGRVLHVDLSHNLIHRLLPHPAGASLPTPTIQSLNLAWNQLHAVPDLHDLPLRYLSLDGNPLAAIGPGAFTGLVGLTHLSLGSLQGVPQLAPYGFRELQGLQVLDLSGNPKLKWAGAEMLSGLDSLQELDLSGTALVPLPEMLLLHLPALQSVSVGQGVRCRRLVREGAYPRQPGSSPKVALHCVEAQELAARGPDTL, encoded by the coding sequence ATGCCGTGgcccctgctgctgcccccgctgctGTTGCTGGCCGCAAGCGGGGCCCAGACGACCCGGCCATGCTCCCCCGGGTGCCAGTGTGAGGTGGAGACGTTTGGCCTCTTCGACAGCTTCAGCCTGACGCGAGTGGACTGCAGTGGCCTGGGCCCCCACATCATGCCCGTGCCCATCCCTCTGGACACAACCCACCTGGACCTGTCCTCCAACCGGCTGGAGACGGTGAACGAGTCGGTGTTGGCAGGGCCAGGCTACACCACGCTGGCTGGCCTGGATCTCAGCCACAACCTCCTCACCAGCATCTTGCCCACTGCCTTCTCCCGCCTTCGCTACCTGGAGTCCCTCGACCTCAGCCACAATGGCCTGGCAGCCCTGCCGGCCGACAGCTTCACCAGCTCACCCCTGAGTGACGTGAACCTTAGCCACAACCGGCTCCAGGAGGTCTCAGTGTCCGCCTTCACCACCCACAGCCAGGGCAGGGTGCTGCACGTGGACCTCTCCCACAACCTCATCCAccgcctcctgccccaccccgcaGGGGCCAGCCTGCCCACACCCACCATTCAGAGCCTGAACCTGGCGTGGAACCAGCTCCACGCCGTGCCCGACCTCCACGACTTGCCCCTGCGCTACCTGAGCCTGGACGGGAACCCACTGGCTGCCATCGGCCCAGGTGCCTTCACGGGGCTGGTGGGCCTGACACACCTGTCGCTGGGCAGCCTGCAGGGTGTCCCCCAGCTGGCACCCTATGGCTTCCGTGAGCTGCAGGGCCTGCAGGTCCTGGACCTGTCGGGCAACCCCAAGCTCAAGTGGGCAGGAGCCGAGATGTTGTCTGGCCTGGACTCCCTGCAGGAGCTGGACCTGTCGGGCACCGCGCTGGTACCCCTTCCCGAGATGCTGCTGCTCCACCTCCCGGCGCTGCAGAGTGTCAGCGTGGGCCAGGGTGTGCGTTGCCGGCGCCTGGTGCGGGAGGGCGCCTACCCCCGGCAGCCTGGCTCCAGTCCCAAGGTGGCCCTGCACTGTGTAGAAGCCCAGGAATTGGCTGCCAGGGGCCCCGACACCTTGTGA